The following coding sequences are from one Triticum dicoccoides isolate Atlit2015 ecotype Zavitan chromosome 4A, WEW_v2.0, whole genome shotgun sequence window:
- the LOC119287764 gene encoding peroxidase 2-like has translation MAAGAQKLQVLVASALLLLLAVGCQASPLQIGFYHDRCPEAEAIVKGVMMEAISQNPGNGAAMIRMLFHDCFVEGCDASVLLDPTPFSPTPEKLSPPNNPSLRGFELIDTIKDALEAACPDVVSCADIIAFSARDASCILSAGKVDFEVPSGRRDGTFSNASEPLKFLAPPASNLSDLVDSFVVKGLDVEDLVILSGAHTIGRSHCSAFVPDRLNVSSDIDGGLAAFLRGQCPADAASGGKDPTVMQDVVTPNDMDKQYYNNVLSHTVLFTSDAALLTSEETARMVVDNANIPGWWEDRFEKAMVKMAGIEVKTGDQGQIRKNCRAINYY, from the exons ATGGCGGCGGGTGCTCAGAAGCTGCAAGTGTTGGTGGCTTCTGCCCTGCTGCTGCTCCTTGCTGTGGGGTGCCAGGCCAGCCCTCTGCAGATCGGGTTCTACCACGACAGGTGCCCCGAGGCGGAGGCCATCGTCAAGGGCGTCATGATGGAGGCCATCTCCCAGAACCCCGGCAATGGCGCCGCCATGATCCGCATGCTCTTCCACGATTGCTTCGTCGAG GGTTGTGATGCTTCGGTCCTCCTGGACCCGACCCCGTTCAGCCCGACGCCAGAGAAGCTCAGCCCGCCCAACAACCCCTCCCTGCGCGGCTTCGAGCTGATCGACACCATCAAGGATGCCCTCGAGGCGGCCTGCCCAGACGTTGTCTCATGCGCCGACATCATCGCCTTTTCGGCCCGCGACGCGTCCTGCATCCtcagcgccggcaaggtggacttcGAGGTGCCATCCGGCCGCCGCGACGGCACCTTCTCCAACGCCTCCGAGCCGCTCAAGTTCCTCGCCCCGCCCGCATCCAACCTCAGCGACCTCGTGGACAGCTTTGTCGTCAAGGGCCTTGACGTGGAGGACCTGGTCATCCTCTCTGGAGCGCACACCATCGGGCGCTCCCACTGCTCCGCCTTCGTGCCCGACCGCCTCAACGTCTCCTCCGACATCGACGGCGGCCTTGCCGCATTCCTGCGTGGCCAGTGCCCCGCAGACGCCGCCTCGGGCGGCAAGGACCCAACGGTGATGCAGGACGTGGTGACCCCAAATGACATGGACAAGCAGTACTACAACAACGTGTTGTCGCACACGGTGCTCTTCACCTCTGACGCGGCACTCCTGACGTCGGAGGAGACGGCCAGGATGGTGGTGGACAACGCCAACATCCCCGGGTGGTGGGAGGACAGGTTCGAGAAGGCCATGGTGAAGATGGCCGGCATTGAGGTCAAGACCGGCGACCAGGGACAGATCAGGAAGAACTGTCGCGCAATCAACTACTACTAA
- the LOC119287762 gene encoding peroxidase 2-like encodes MAAAGDEKLYLLVACSLLLLAVGCQASPLQIGFYHDRCPQAEAIVKGVMMDAISQNPGNGAAMIRMLFHDCFVEGCDASVLLDPTPFSPTPEKLSAPNNPSLRGFELIDAIKDALEAACPGVVSCADIIAFSARDASCILSAGKVDFEVPSGRRDGTFSNASEPVKFLVPPTSNLSDLVDSFVVKGLDAEDLVILSGAHTIGRSHCSAFVPDRLNVSSDIDGGLAAFLRGQCPADATPGGNDPTVMQDVVTPNDLDRQYYKNVLSHTVLFTSDAALLTSEETAKMVVDNANIPGWWEDRFEKAMVKMAGIEVKTGDEGQIRKNCRAINYY; translated from the exons ATGGCGGCTGCTGGTGATGAGAAGCTGTACCTTCTGGTGGCGTGTTCTTTGCTGCTGCTCGCCGTGGGGTGCCAGGCTAGCCCTCTGCAGATTGGGTTCTACCACGACAGGTGCCCCCAGGCGGAGGCCATCGTCAAGGGCGTCATGATGGACGCCATCTCCCAGAACCCCGGCAATGGCGCTGCCATGATCCGCATGCtcttccacgactgcttcgtcGAG GGCTGTGACGCTTCGGTCCTCCTGGACCCGACCCCGTTCAGCCCAACGCCTGAGAAGCTCAGCGCGCCCAACAATCCCTCCCTGCGCGGCTTCGAGCTGATCGACGCCATCAAGGACGCCCTCGAGGCGGCCTGCCCGGGcgtcgtctcctgcgccgacatcaTCGCTTTCTCGGCCCGCGACGCGTCCTGCATCCtcagcgccggcaaggtggacttcGAGGTGCCGTCCGGCCGCCGCGACGGCACCTTCTCCAACGCCTCCGAGCCGGTCAAGTTCCTCGTCCCACCCACGTCCAACCTCAGCGACCTCGTGGACAGCTTCGTCGTCAAGGGCCTCGACGCGGAGGACCTGGTCATCCTCTCCGGTGCACACACCATCGGGCGCTCCCACTGCTCCGCCTTCGTCCCTGACCGCCTCAACGTCTCCTCCGACATCGACGGCGGCCTCGCCGCATTCCTGCGTGGCCAGTGCCCCGCCGACGCCACCCCGGGCGGCAACGACCCCACGGTGATGCAGGACGTAGTGACCCCAAACGATCTGGACAGGCAGTACTACAAGAACGTGTTGTCCCACACGGTGCTCTTCACCTCCGACGCAGCGCTCCTGACATCGGAGGAGACGGCGAAGATGGTGGTGGACAACGCCAACATCCCCGGATGGTGGGAGGACAGGTTTGAGAAAGCCATGGTGAAGATGGCCGGCATCGAGGTCAAGACCGGCGACGAGGGACAGATCAGGAAGAATTGCCGGGCCATCAACTACTACTAA